The proteins below are encoded in one region of Syntrophotalea carbinolica DSM 2380:
- the mutM gene encoding bifunctional DNA-formamidopyrimidine glycosylase/DNA-(apurinic or apyrimidinic site) lyase, whose amino-acid sequence MPELPEVETIRRGISPWVIDQKVVAVVVRQPRLRWPVPSNLSACLVGYAFSGVERRAKYLLLPNPAGCLLIHLGMSGSLRIVPSDTPPAAHDHVDIALESGRTLRLNDPRRFGAVLWIEGRPEDHALLAHLGPEPFAVEFTGAMLYARSRGRKLAVKNFIMDQRIVVGVGNIYASEALYRAGIHPMRAAGRVSRRRYAALAEAVRQVLTAAIEAGGTTLRDFTDENGRPGYFSQRLLVYGREGQPCVHCGRPIRCETIGQRSSYFCTRCQR is encoded by the coding sequence ATGCCCGAGTTGCCGGAAGTAGAGACCATTCGTCGCGGCATATCGCCCTGGGTCATTGACCAAAAGGTGGTGGCCGTGGTGGTGCGTCAGCCCAGGTTGCGCTGGCCTGTGCCTTCGAATCTGTCCGCATGCCTGGTCGGTTATGCTTTCAGCGGCGTCGAGCGGCGGGCCAAATACCTCCTGCTGCCCAATCCGGCCGGTTGTTTGCTGATTCATCTTGGTATGAGCGGATCTTTGCGCATCGTTCCGTCGGATACTCCACCCGCCGCACATGACCATGTCGACATCGCTCTGGAAAGCGGACGCACCCTGCGTTTGAACGATCCCCGCCGCTTTGGCGCGGTTTTGTGGATCGAAGGACGCCCCGAGGACCACGCTTTGCTCGCTCATCTCGGTCCCGAGCCCTTCGCCGTGGAATTTACCGGAGCCATGCTGTATGCCCGTTCGCGCGGACGCAAACTGGCCGTTAAAAATTTCATCATGGATCAGCGTATCGTGGTCGGTGTCGGCAATATCTATGCGAGTGAGGCCTTGTACCGGGCCGGAATCCATCCCATGCGGGCCGCGGGAAGGGTTTCCCGCCGCCGCTATGCCGCTCTGGCCGAAGCGGTGCGCCAGGTACTGACCGCAGCGATCGAAGCCGGCGGCACCACGCTACGGGATTTTACCGATGAAAACGGCCGTCCGGGGTATTTCAGCCAGAGGTTGCTTGTGTATGGACGCGAGGGACAACCGTGCGTGCATTGCGGCCGCCCCATCCGTTGCGAGACCATCGGCCAGCGCAGCAGTTACTTCTGCACGCGCTGCCAGCGTTGA
- a CDS encoding sodium-dependent transporter has protein sequence MENPPAMRSGWASRLGFILAAAGSAIGLGNIWKFPYIAGKNGGGAFVLVYLVCIVLLGLPIMVAELLVGRSGQRDAVGSFVALEGRRSPWRMVGWGSVVAAFLLLAFYSVVAGWSFDYVVKAASGALHRGSPEHVSQLFRQLTASPGRVLWWQGVFILATVGIVLGGIRGGIERWSKILMPGLFALLMALFLHAMFSAGGPQALRFMFEPDFSQLTSRSLLEALGHAFFTLSLGAGVMITYGSYLDPEADLFGLSMRIALLDTLVALLASLTIFSVVFSAGMPIGGGPGLVFETLPILFMQLPFGQLLAVVFFLLLAFAALTSGISMLEVVVAYVIDECRWPRLRATAFVGAASFVLGIPCALSFNLWSDRQLLPGRTVFQTFDLFVSSYMLPLGGLLVALYVGWVWSRDQEREALAHLRHNAAMFKVWHVLVRYLAPAAVILVLLNEAGLFA, from the coding sequence ATGGAAAACCCTCCCGCTATGCGAAGTGGCTGGGCCAGCCGGCTCGGTTTTATACTGGCTGCCGCCGGCAGTGCCATCGGTCTGGGCAATATCTGGAAGTTTCCCTATATTGCCGGTAAGAACGGCGGCGGCGCTTTTGTGCTCGTGTATCTGGTCTGCATCGTGTTGCTCGGACTGCCGATCATGGTGGCGGAACTCCTTGTCGGACGGTCCGGTCAGCGTGATGCCGTCGGCTCTTTCGTTGCCCTGGAGGGGCGCCGCAGCCCTTGGCGCATGGTTGGTTGGGGCAGTGTGGTGGCCGCTTTTCTGCTCCTGGCCTTTTATTCCGTGGTTGCGGGATGGAGTTTCGATTATGTGGTCAAGGCGGCTTCCGGTGCCTTGCATCGGGGCAGTCCCGAACACGTCAGTCAATTATTTAGGCAATTAACGGCTTCTCCCGGGCGCGTTTTGTGGTGGCAGGGGGTGTTCATTCTGGCGACGGTGGGGATCGTCCTGGGCGGAATCCGCGGCGGAATCGAGCGTTGGAGCAAAATTCTCATGCCCGGACTGTTCGCTCTGCTGATGGCATTGTTTCTGCACGCCATGTTTTCCGCGGGCGGACCGCAGGCGTTGCGCTTCATGTTTGAGCCGGATTTTTCGCAACTGACTTCCCGTTCCCTGCTGGAGGCTCTGGGGCATGCGTTTTTTACCCTATCCCTGGGTGCCGGCGTGATGATTACCTACGGCTCTTATCTGGATCCGGAGGCGGATCTGTTCGGTTTGTCCATGCGGATCGCATTGCTCGATACGCTGGTGGCCCTGCTGGCGTCCCTGACGATTTTTTCTGTGGTCTTTTCTGCCGGTATGCCCATTGGGGGCGGGCCGGGCCTGGTTTTTGAAACACTGCCGATCCTGTTTATGCAGTTGCCGTTCGGTCAGTTGTTGGCGGTGGTGTTTTTTCTGCTACTGGCTTTTGCCGCGTTGACCTCGGGGATTTCCATGCTGGAGGTGGTGGTCGCCTATGTTATCGACGAGTGCCGTTGGCCGCGCCTGAGGGCCACCGCTTTTGTCGGCGCCGCCTCATTCGTTCTGGGCATACCCTGCGCTTTGTCCTTTAATCTCTGGTCGGATCGGCAGTTGTTGCCAGGGCGCACCGTATTTCAAACCTTCGACCTGTTCGTCTCTTCTTATATGTTGCCGTTGGGGGGGCTGCTGGTGGCTCTGTATGTCGGTTGGGTGTGGTCCAGGGATCAGGAAAGGGAGGCGCTGGCACATTTGCGACACAACGCGGCTATGTTCAAAGTGTGGCACGTGCTGGTGCGTTACCTGGCACCGGCGGCAGTGATTCTGGTGCTGCTTAACGAAGCCGGGCTGTTTGCCTGA
- a CDS encoding YchJ family metal-binding protein, translated as MMAQHNQSQTLDTLEPSELVLARVKAFQRNDFSFVFHSYHADAPFLQAFPHCSDYLDYAAQALRGAFVIRECRIVRVRAVESGEVQVLFTMEVDYAGQVQRTLELACVKRTEQGWRYHSGAKRPVEDFSCAPEAVDFDEFFDSPSLVFF; from the coding sequence ATGATGGCACAACATAACCAAAGCCAGACGCTGGATACCCTGGAGCCCTCGGAGCTGGTGCTGGCCCGGGTCAAGGCTTTTCAGCGCAACGATTTCAGCTTTGTCTTTCACAGTTATCATGCCGATGCTCCGTTTTTACAGGCTTTTCCCCATTGTAGCGATTATCTCGACTATGCCGCGCAAGCGCTGCGGGGGGCTTTTGTCATCCGGGAGTGCCGTATCGTGCGGGTACGTGCGGTCGAGAGTGGTGAAGTCCAGGTGCTGTTCACGATGGAAGTCGATTACGCCGGTCAGGTTCAAAGGACTCTGGAACTGGCGTGCGTCAAACGTACGGAGCAGGGGTGGCGTTATCATTCCGGCGCGAAACGCCCGGTGGAGGACTTTTCCTGCGCACCGGAAGCTGTCGACTTCGATGAATTCTTCGATTCTCCATCCCTGGTCTTTTTCTAG
- a CDS encoding ABC transporter permease: MTMDARTTTPSQGTGLFLQRLKHNRMALAGAVIVVAMFALAMLASVVGRDPGDIDITRQLLAPCWQFPLGTDDLGRDVLARILYGARISLLVGFVAVGISTCIGVLIGALAGYYGGWIDSLVMRFVDIMLCFPSFFLILAVVAFLEPSIWNIMIVIGLTSWMGVARLVRAEFLSLRERDYVQAAKALGARDGRVIFLHILPNALSPILVSATLGVAGAILVESALSFLGIGVQPPTPSWGNMLIAGKQTLGTAWWLSVFPGLAILVTVLGYNLLGEGIRDALDPRLKE; encoded by the coding sequence ATGACTATGGATGCACGTACAACAACACCGTCTCAAGGAACCGGACTTTTTCTGCAGCGGTTGAAACATAATCGCATGGCACTGGCCGGCGCCGTTATCGTGGTGGCCATGTTTGCCCTGGCGATGCTTGCTTCCGTTGTCGGACGTGATCCCGGAGACATCGATATCACCCGTCAATTGCTGGCGCCTTGCTGGCAATTTCCCCTGGGAACCGACGATCTCGGCCGCGATGTACTGGCACGTATTCTTTACGGTGCGCGGATTTCTTTACTGGTCGGTTTCGTCGCCGTTGGTATTTCCACCTGTATCGGCGTGCTGATCGGAGCTTTGGCCGGTTATTACGGCGGTTGGATCGATAGTCTTGTGATGCGCTTTGTCGATATCATGCTGTGCTTTCCCAGTTTTTTCCTGATCCTGGCGGTGGTAGCCTTTCTCGAACCTTCCATCTGGAATATCATGATCGTCATCGGCCTGACCAGTTGGATGGGGGTGGCCAGGCTGGTGCGGGCCGAATTCCTCTCCCTGCGGGAAAGGGATTATGTGCAGGCGGCAAAGGCTTTGGGCGCGCGCGATGGCCGTGTCATTTTTCTGCATATCCTGCCAAACGCCCTGTCGCCTATCCTGGTATCCGCCACCCTTGGCGTGGCCGGTGCGATACTGGTCGAAAGCGCGTTGTCGTTTCTGGGGATCGGTGTCCAACCTCCTACCCCTTCCTGGGGGAATATGCTTATCGCCGGCAAGCAGACCCTCGGTACCGCTTGGTGGTTGTCGGTGTTTCCCGGTCTGGCCATCCTCGTAACCGTGCTTGGTTACAACCTGCTCGGTGAAGGCATTCGCGATGCTCTGGATCCCCGTCTCAAAGAATAA
- a CDS encoding type II secretion system protein, whose amino-acid sequence MNHSKLKLGELLLDAGLVSERELKAALCYQKNQRCLLGASLVKLGFLSDDNLLDFLEHSLQLERVDLDGFLPVPEVLAYVPEDRALAFTVFPIERCQGHGGPALRMAMADPCNLTAIDALEFMTGLNVQPVLASEQSIHAAIQRCYVNNPAPDPCAEVTLDSKTSETTMVSVEKFNKLVELLQAKGLLSLDEVRMLERI is encoded by the coding sequence ATGAATCATAGTAAACTGAAATTGGGCGAGTTATTGCTGGACGCCGGCCTGGTAAGTGAACGGGAGTTGAAAGCGGCGTTGTGCTATCAAAAGAACCAACGCTGTCTGCTTGGAGCGTCTCTGGTCAAGCTCGGTTTTCTGTCCGATGATAATCTGCTCGATTTTCTCGAGCACAGTTTGCAGTTGGAGAGGGTCGATCTCGACGGGTTTTTGCCCGTTCCCGAGGTGCTTGCCTACGTGCCTGAGGATCGAGCACTGGCATTTACGGTCTTTCCCATAGAGCGTTGTCAGGGGCATGGGGGGCCTGCTTTGCGCATGGCCATGGCCGATCCCTGCAATCTTACCGCCATCGATGCCCTGGAATTTATGACCGGGCTGAATGTGCAACCGGTCCTTGCCTCGGAACAGTCCATACATGCCGCCATTCAGCGCTGTTATGTGAATAACCCGGCGCCGGATCCGTGCGCAGAAGTGACGTTGGATTCCAAAACATCCGAAACAACGATGGTGTCCGTCGAAAAATTTAATAAACTGGTTGAACTTCTTCAGGCCAAGGGATTGTTGTCCCTGGACGAGGTTCGGATGCTTGAGCGGATATGA
- a CDS encoding ABC transporter permease, with the protein MLVQIAKRLIMMVPLLLGITLISFVVIHLAPGEPTDLQTQLNPEVSAELRQRLRAQYDLDQPLLVQYGKWLGRLARLDFGESFVQDRRPVAEKIAERLPVTLMINVLSIGLILLIAVPLGVLSAVRRNSLFDRFTTVFVFLGFATPSFWLALLLMDFFGVRLGLFPVAGLKSLGHEYLSTGHQIADVLHHLILPVFVSAFGGLAGFSRYMRGNMLEVIRQDYILTARAKGLSERVVVYRHALRNALLPVITILGLSIPGLIGGSVIFETIFAIPGMGKMFYDGVMMRDYPLIMGVLVIGAVLTLSGNLLADLAYAMADPRIRRR; encoded by the coding sequence ATGCTTGTTCAGATAGCCAAACGTTTGATTATGATGGTGCCGCTGCTACTGGGGATTACCCTGATTTCCTTTGTGGTCATCCATCTCGCCCCCGGTGAACCGACCGATCTGCAGACTCAGCTCAATCCGGAAGTCAGTGCGGAATTGCGCCAGCGGTTGCGTGCCCAGTACGATCTGGACCAACCGTTGCTTGTACAATACGGCAAGTGGCTTGGACGTCTGGCGCGGCTCGATTTCGGCGAATCCTTTGTCCAGGACCGCCGCCCGGTGGCTGAAAAGATCGCTGAACGGCTGCCGGTAACCCTGATGATCAATGTTCTCTCCATCGGTTTGATTCTGTTGATTGCGGTGCCTCTGGGTGTCCTTTCGGCGGTACGGCGCAATTCCCTGTTCGATCGCTTTACCACAGTTTTCGTATTCCTCGGATTTGCCACCCCGTCGTTCTGGCTGGCATTATTGTTGATGGACTTTTTCGGGGTGCGGCTCGGTTTGTTTCCTGTTGCGGGACTCAAATCTCTGGGACACGAATATCTCAGCACCGGCCATCAGATCGCAGATGTTCTGCATCATCTGATTTTGCCTGTTTTCGTTTCGGCGTTCGGCGGCCTGGCCGGATTCTCGCGGTACATGCGCGGTAATATGCTGGAGGTGATCCGGCAGGATTACATCCTCACCGCTCGGGCCAAGGGTTTGTCGGAGCGGGTGGTCGTTTATCGGCACGCTTTGCGGAATGCGCTGTTGCCGGTGATCACCATCCTTGGTCTGTCGATACCCGGGTTGATCGGCGGCAGCGTTATTTTTGAGACTATTTTTGCCATCCCCGGGATGGGTAAGATGTTTTATGACGGTGTCATGATGCGGGATTATCCATTGATCATGGGGGTGCTGGTGATTGGCGCCGTGCTTACCCTGTCGGGTAACCTGCTTGCCGATCTCGCTTACGCCATGGCCGACCCGCGTATTCGCCGGCGTTGA
- a CDS encoding peptide-binding protein, protein MKHLLCIVLLCSSLLWGCERQPPAPIEEDAGGQSAAYGDTLLMGSIGEPSNLLPVLASDSASFDINALVYNGLVRYDKNLQVEGDLARSWDISPDSLRITFHLRQDVRWHDGHPLTAEDVLFTYRLLVDPAVPTAYAERYRQVVKAEAPDAYTFRVSYARPLASALVSWMFPVHPKHLLEGRDVTKSPLARAPVGTGPYRFVEWKSGEKVVLEANPDYFEGRPNIRRVVYRIIPDPSTMFLELRSGGLDLMDLTPLQYARQTDTVAFRRRFEKFHYPDFAYTYLGFNLRRPLFQDVRVRRALAHAVNKQELVDGVLLGLGVAATGPYKPGSWPHNPQVRRYAYDPVKARQMLEEAGWHDRDGDGVREKDGQRFSFTIVTNQGNDQRIKAGEIIQRRFREVGVEVKLRVIEWASFLKEFINPGNFDATILGWTITPDPDSYNIWHSSKTGVGELNFIGFESAEVDTLLEAGRRTLDQDRRKEIYGRFQEILAEEQPYIFLYVPETLPVVARRFHGIEPAPSGIMHNFIHWYVPREQQKYQR, encoded by the coding sequence TTGAAGCATTTGCTTTGCATTGTGTTGCTTTGTTCGAGTCTGTTGTGGGGCTGCGAGCGTCAGCCTCCCGCGCCCATTGAAGAGGACGCAGGGGGACAGTCGGCCGCCTATGGCGATACGCTGTTGATGGGCAGTATCGGTGAGCCGAGCAATCTGCTGCCGGTGCTGGCTTCCGACTCGGCCTCTTTCGATATCAACGCTCTGGTCTATAACGGGCTGGTCCGTTACGATAAAAACTTGCAGGTGGAAGGGGATTTGGCGCGTTCATGGGATATTTCACCGGATAGCCTGAGGATCACTTTTCATTTGCGCCAGGACGTGCGTTGGCACGATGGTCATCCTTTGACCGCCGAGGATGTGCTGTTTACCTACCGTCTGCTTGTCGATCCCGCGGTACCGACGGCATATGCGGAACGTTACCGGCAGGTGGTCAAGGCCGAGGCGCCCGATGCCTACACTTTTCGCGTTTCCTATGCCCGGCCGCTGGCCAGCGCGCTCGTCAGCTGGATGTTTCCGGTGCATCCCAAACATCTGCTCGAAGGCCGGGATGTGACAAAAAGCCCGCTGGCGCGGGCGCCTGTCGGTACCGGACCCTATCGTTTCGTGGAATGGAAGTCGGGCGAGAAGGTGGTGCTGGAGGCCAATCCGGATTATTTCGAGGGGCGTCCCAACATCCGTCGTGTGGTCTATCGCATTATTCCCGATCCTTCGACCATGTTTCTGGAGCTGCGTTCCGGAGGCCTGGATCTTATGGATCTGACCCCTCTGCAATATGCGCGACAGACCGATACGGTGGCCTTCAGACGCCGGTTTGAAAAATTCCACTATCCCGATTTCGCCTACACCTATCTGGGATTCAACTTGCGTCGCCCCCTGTTTCAGGATGTTCGGGTGCGCCGGGCTTTGGCGCATGCCGTGAATAAACAGGAGTTGGTTGATGGCGTGTTACTCGGTCTGGGAGTGGCAGCCACCGGTCCCTACAAACCTGGTAGTTGGCCACATAACCCTCAAGTGCGCCGTTACGCGTACGATCCGGTCAAGGCGCGTCAAATGCTCGAGGAGGCCGGTTGGCACGACAGGGACGGCGATGGTGTCCGCGAAAAAGACGGACAGCGGTTCTCCTTCACCATTGTGACCAATCAGGGCAACGATCAGCGCATCAAGGCCGGTGAGATTATACAGCGCCGCTTTCGCGAAGTGGGCGTTGAGGTCAAACTGCGGGTGATCGAGTGGGCGTCCTTTCTCAAGGAGTTTATCAACCCCGGAAACTTCGATGCCACCATCCTGGGTTGGACGATTACCCCTGATCCGGATTCCTATAATATCTGGCATTCCAGTAAGACCGGTGTCGGCGAACTGAATTTCATCGGATTTGAAAGTGCCGAGGTCGATACGCTTCTCGAAGCGGGACGCCGTACCCTGGACCAGGATCGCAGGAAGGAAATTTACGGCCGCTTTCAGGAAATCCTGGCTGAGGAGCAACCTTATATCTTTCTTTATGTTCCTGAAACCCTGCCGGTAGTCGCCAGACGTTTCCATGGTATCGAACCGGCTCCATCCGGCATCATGCATAATTTTATTCATTGGTATGTGCCCCGCGAGCAACAGAAATACCAGCGTTGA
- a CDS encoding tetratricopeptide repeat protein, whose amino-acid sequence MFKRWLPFLLFTFTLVGCLSESVPGQALDGGDKTAALQPHVSVSGKALYHYARARLLALDNRLPEAVAALERAIDADPHSAYLRMVMAEIQLARGEEKLARRAVEDALIQDPDYIEAHLLLGNLLLNSQSYQGAIEHLTRAIDLDPTLEKVYLQLAVAYVRGGATDDAIGILKRLLGQNPASMVGRLALARLYHQLGLTSLAEQVYGEFIEKHSLQIQGYVELAQLYTQLNKGQQALAVLRRGLTQDFAEDRSRYPLLRAMVELGYVDEALVELRTMLKENPQRVEAQRLSGLLLLEKKQWQQAGEAFRKLLEMDPSHEQGLFYLGLVHENQQQWTEAIATFEKVPDTSDFFLDATSHLGYLYYRQGQLEKAIQVLEERLQKSQGRPQLFSFLASLYREHNENTKAGNWLQRGLEIFPESAELYYHRGLLRESGGNRKGALEDMRRAIELDDKHYEAMNFIAYSYAEQGESLDEALTLARQALQLNNEGHILDTLGWVLFKLKRFDEARGELEAAAALLPQDGLVQEHLGDLYRELGLLDKAAAIYGRALKLRPQDEKLRNKLQQLSPH is encoded by the coding sequence ATGTTCAAGCGGTGGTTGCCGTTTCTGCTTTTCACATTCACGCTGGTCGGGTGTCTGTCGGAATCCGTCCCGGGTCAGGCTCTTGACGGTGGCGATAAAACAGCTGCCTTGCAGCCGCATGTTTCCGTTTCCGGCAAAGCTCTTTATCACTATGCCCGGGCCCGTCTGCTGGCTTTGGACAATCGTTTGCCCGAGGCTGTTGCCGCTCTTGAACGGGCCATCGATGCCGATCCCCATTCGGCGTACCTGCGTATGGTCATGGCGGAAATACAGTTGGCGCGTGGCGAAGAGAAGCTTGCCCGGCGGGCTGTTGAAGACGCCCTGATTCAAGATCCCGATTATATCGAAGCTCATCTGTTGCTAGGCAACCTGTTGCTGAACAGCCAGTCCTATCAAGGGGCTATCGAGCACCTGACCCGGGCCATAGACCTCGACCCGACCCTGGAGAAGGTTTATTTGCAACTGGCGGTTGCCTATGTGCGCGGCGGCGCTACCGATGACGCCATCGGTATACTGAAACGTCTTCTGGGGCAGAACCCTGCATCTATGGTCGGCCGCCTGGCGTTGGCGCGTCTCTATCATCAGCTTGGTCTGACCTCGCTGGCCGAACAGGTCTATGGCGAATTTATCGAAAAACATTCGCTACAGATACAGGGGTACGTCGAACTCGCACAGCTCTACACGCAACTGAACAAGGGGCAGCAGGCCCTGGCGGTTCTCAGGCGCGGGCTGACACAGGATTTTGCCGAGGATCGTTCCCGGTATCCGCTGTTGCGTGCTATGGTCGAGTTGGGCTACGTTGATGAAGCGCTGGTCGAGTTGCGTACGATGTTGAAGGAAAATCCCCAGCGGGTTGAGGCGCAGCGGTTGTCAGGGTTGCTGCTGTTGGAAAAGAAACAGTGGCAACAAGCCGGGGAGGCCTTTCGGAAACTTCTGGAGATGGATCCGTCCCACGAGCAGGGACTGTTTTATTTAGGTTTGGTGCACGAAAATCAGCAACAATGGACCGAGGCCATCGCCACCTTTGAAAAAGTTCCGGACACGTCGGACTTTTTCCTCGATGCGACCAGTCATCTCGGCTATCTGTACTACCGCCAGGGACAGTTGGAAAAAGCTATTCAAGTGTTGGAAGAACGCTTGCAAAAATCGCAGGGGCGGCCGCAATTATTTTCCTTCCTGGCCAGTCTATATCGGGAGCACAACGAAAACACCAAGGCCGGCAACTGGTTGCAGCGGGGGCTTGAAATATTCCCCGAATCGGCGGAACTCTATTACCATCGTGGCCTGTTGCGGGAAAGCGGGGGCAATCGGAAGGGCGCACTGGAGGATATGCGCCGCGCCATCGAGCTGGACGATAAACATTACGAAGCCATGAATTTCATTGCTTACAGCTATGCCGAGCAGGGCGAAAGTCTTGACGAAGCCCTGACTCTTGCCCGCCAGGCTTTGCAGCTGAATAATGAAGGGCATATCCTCGATACTCTCGGCTGGGTTCTGTTTAAATTGAAGCGCTTCGATGAGGCTCGGGGGGAACTTGAAGCCGCCGCGGCCCTGTTGCCCCAGGATGGCCTCGTGCAGGAACATCTTGGCGATCTATACCGCGAACTCGGATTGTTGGATAAGGCTGCGGCAATTTATGGCCGGGCATTGAAACTGAGACCCCAGGATGAAAAATTACGGAACAAATTACAGCAGCTCTCGCCGCATTGA
- a CDS encoding AAA family ATPase — protein sequence MDSQTLHKALLAPSTYDSGETEITFKETHISRLYFVGNRVYKIKKPVDFGFLDFTTLEKRLFYCQEEVRLNKRFCEGAYLGVAEIREHNGRINLDGPGQTIDYAVVMKRFPEENMLPQLLSRNDPALPERMADLARHIAERYQHLQSVGPGEDTAHLDVVKNNWEENFVQTEPFIGTTISSGTFERLAEYVRSFEDSQAELFHRREAQGWVRDGHGDLHCEHICFLDGNIAIYDCIEFNRRFRIADVLADLAFLLMDLELRGRYDLATIVRDNYLEVIGISDDTDLLLPFYQIYRAYVRGKVDSFLSSDPNADQNNRSAAAGRAKKYFNQALGYLCRTPKLILTCGLMGVGKSTIARELATPLGAELLSSDALRKELAGIPQQERHHEAFGEGIYSQSSRQATYDALLTGALATLETGRPVIVDASFADEKERKRFHAAANRAGYPVWTVLVTCDREIALQRLDDRQAKGKDASDGRRALYDQQARNFDPVKEATRVLRVDGNADTASVIDELLNAMLSDS from the coding sequence ATGGATTCGCAAACCCTGCACAAAGCCCTCCTCGCCCCCTCGACCTACGACAGCGGTGAGACCGAAATAACCTTCAAGGAAACCCACATTTCACGACTCTATTTTGTCGGAAATCGCGTTTATAAAATTAAAAAACCGGTGGATTTCGGTTTTCTGGATTTCACAACCCTTGAAAAGAGATTGTTTTACTGCCAGGAGGAAGTACGCCTGAACAAACGCTTCTGCGAAGGCGCCTACCTCGGGGTCGCGGAAATCCGCGAGCATAACGGCCGTATCAATCTCGACGGCCCGGGGCAGACCATCGACTACGCCGTTGTGATGAAACGATTCCCGGAAGAAAATATGCTGCCCCAGTTGTTGTCCCGAAACGACCCCGCCCTGCCCGAGCGCATGGCCGACCTGGCACGCCATATTGCCGAACGTTATCAGCATTTGCAAAGCGTCGGCCCGGGGGAGGATACTGCGCACCTGGATGTGGTGAAAAACAACTGGGAAGAAAACTTCGTCCAAACCGAGCCCTTTATCGGAACCACCATTTCATCCGGTACGTTCGAACGGCTTGCCGAGTATGTCCGTAGCTTCGAGGACAGTCAGGCTGAACTTTTCCACAGGCGCGAAGCCCAGGGATGGGTTCGCGACGGACACGGCGACCTTCACTGTGAACATATCTGTTTTCTCGACGGCAATATCGCCATTTACGACTGCATCGAATTCAACCGTCGCTTTCGCATCGCGGACGTACTTGCGGATCTGGCCTTTTTGCTCATGGATCTGGAATTGCGCGGACGCTACGATCTGGCCACCATCGTTCGCGACAACTACCTCGAGGTCATCGGCATAAGCGACGACACCGACCTGCTGCTGCCTTTTTACCAGATCTACAGGGCCTACGTCCGCGGCAAGGTCGACTCGTTTTTAAGCAGCGACCCGAATGCCGACCAGAATAATCGCAGCGCGGCAGCGGGCCGGGCCAAAAAATATTTCAACCAGGCCCTCGGTTATTTGTGCCGCACACCGAAACTGATTCTTACCTGCGGATTGATGGGGGTGGGAAAATCGACCATCGCCCGCGAGCTGGCAACCCCCCTGGGTGCAGAACTGCTGAGCTCCGACGCGTTGCGCAAAGAGCTTGCCGGCATCCCTCAGCAAGAACGCCACCATGAGGCATTCGGCGAAGGCATCTACAGCCAGAGTTCGCGTCAAGCTACTTACGACGCCCTGCTCACCGGGGCGCTGGCTACACTTGAAACAGGCCGGCCCGTCATCGTCGATGCCAGCTTTGCCGATGAAAAGGAACGAAAAAGATTCCACGCCGCGGCAAACCGGGCGGGATATCCGGTGTGGACGGTACTGGTGACATGCGATCGGGAGATTGCCCTGCAAAGACTCGACGACCGTCAGGCCAAGGGCAAGGACGCATCCGATGGCCGCAGAGCCCTTTACGACCAGCAGGCCCGGAACTTCGATCCGGTCAAGGAGGCTACCCGGGTATTGCGCGTCGACGGCAATGCCGACACTGCAAGCGTCATCGACGAACTTCTCAATGCAATGCTTTCAGATTCCTGA
- a CDS encoding STAS domain-containing protein codes for MNIQINERGDIVLISVDEERLDAHNSTDLKTRLLSLFEDGKNNMVINLEGVRFVDSSGLGALVSGFKNASARNGSLKLSNLQPQVQSMFELTRLHRVFEIFPNSEDAIASFQA; via the coding sequence ATGAATATTCAGATAAATGAGCGCGGCGATATCGTATTGATTTCGGTAGATGAGGAGCGCCTCGACGCCCATAACAGCACCGACCTGAAAACCCGTCTTTTATCTCTTTTCGAAGACGGAAAAAACAACATGGTCATCAATCTTGAGGGGGTGCGATTCGTCGACTCTTCCGGCCTGGGCGCTTTGGTGTCCGGATTTAAAAATGCCAGTGCCAGGAACGGAAGCCTCAAACTTTCCAACCTGCAACCGCAGGTGCAATCGATGTTCGAATTGACCCGCCTGCACCGCGTATTTGAGATTTTCCCCAATTCCGAAGACGCTATAGCGAGCTTCCAGGCCTGA